Part of the Sphingobacteriaceae bacterium genome, ACTTATTAATGGCCGGAGCAACCGGACAAGGAAAGTCGGTGGGATTAAATGCCGTATTGGTTTCGCTACTTTATAAAAAACATCCTTCGCAGGTAAAATTTGTTTTGGTAGACCCTAAAAAAGTAGAGCTCACACTTTTCAATAAAATTGAAAGACACTTTTTGGCCAAGTTACCGAATAGCGAAGATGCCATTATAACCGATAATACCAAAGTGATTCATACACTCAACTCACTTTGTATTGAAATGGATAATCGATATGCCTTGTTACAGGATGCAGGTTGTCGTAATTTAAAGGAATACAATGCCAAGTTTGTTGCTCGCAAATTAAATCCAAATGACGGGCATAAGTTTTTACCTTATATTGTTTTAGTAGTAGATGAATTTGCTGATTTGATTATGACGGCAGGCAAAGAAGTTGAAACGCCTATTGCTCGTTTAGCACAATTAGCCCGTGCCATTGGAATACATTTAATTATTGCCACGCAACGTCCTTCCGTTAATATTATTACCGGTACCATAAAAGCCAACTTTCCTGCTCGTATTGCATTTAGAGTAACCAGTAAAATTGATAGCAGAACTATATTGGATATTGGAGGCGCTGAACAATTAATTGGTAGAGGAGATATGTTATTAAGCACCGGAAATGATTTAATTCGTATTCAATGTGCATTTGTAGATACGCCTGAAGTGGAAAAAATTTGTGAATTTATAGGAAGTCAACGCGCTTATCCAAGTGCATTTTTATTACCTGAATATGTGGGTGAAGATGGAAGTGATGGAAAAGATATGGTTGATTTATCGGAAAGAGATAAAATGTTTGATGATGCTGCTAAATTGGTGGTACAATTTCAACAGGGTAGCGCATCGTTTTTGCAGCGTAAATTAAAATTAGGGTATAACAGAGCCGGTAGAATTGTCGATCAATTAGAAGCTGCGGGAATAATCGGACCTTTTGAAGGAAGCAAAGCAAGAGAAGTTTTGATAAAAGATATGGGATCTTTAGAGGAAATTTTACAAAAATTAAGAAATCAGTAAGATTATTGTCCACAAATTCGCAATTCACTCGTATTTTGGTATTAAATTTGTACGGATAAGGTTATGAAAAATTTACTCTTAATATTGGTTTTTTCTTTTGCTACTCTTCATGCACAAGACCAAGACCCAAAAGCTAAAGCTATTCTAGATGATTTAAGCAAGTCAACTAAAACGTATAAATCAATTACAGCAGATTTGGTTTTTAAAATGTTGAATAAGGAAAAAAAACCCATTGATAAACCGCAAGCTTGGAAAATTCAAACAAAGGGGCAGAAATTCCGTCTTGAGATTCCGGGCAATTTAATTGTTTGTGATGGAAAAACGATTTGGAATTACAATAAGGATGCTAAGGAAGTTACTATAAAAGATTATGATCCGGATAATGAAGAGCAAAACATCAGTAAAATATTTACTTTATATGAAACAGGGTATAAGTATAAGTATGATAGGGAGCTGAAAATTGGCGCAGTTACTTGTCATGCCATTGATTTATTTCCTGCCATAAAACCCGAGAAAAAGAAATTTCATACCGTGAAGTTGTTTATCGACAAGAATAAAAAGCAAATTGTGCAAATGAAAATGATGATGAAGGATGGGGGAGAGCAAACTTATGAAATTAAAAGTCTGAAATCGAATATTGAAATTCCGGATACACAATTTACTTTTGACACCAAAGGATTTAAAGCCGATCAGATCAATGATGAACGTGATTAATTTTCACTCCCGTAACGGTCAACAATTGCACTTACCAATTTGTGTCTGATTACATCTGATTTATCCAGGTAAATAAATTCTATACCCTCAATATTTTTAAGCAGTTTCATGGCATTGATTAATCCACTGGGTTGTTTGCTTGGCAAATCTACCTGAGTGGAGTCGCCGGTAATAATAAATTTAGCATTGGCGCCCATTCGAGTTAAAAACATTTTCATTTGACTTTCGGTTGTATTTTGAGCTTCATCTAAAATAACAAAGGCATTATCTAATGTACGGCCTCGCATAAAGGCAAGTGGTGCAATTTGTATGGTTCTGTTTTCGAGATACTGATTTAATTTATCGGCCGGAATCATATCACTTAGTGCATCATACAAGGGTTGCATATAAGGATCTAATTTTTCTTTTAGATCTCCGGGCAAAAAGCCCAAGTTTTCTCCGGCTTCTACAGCAGGCCTAGTTAAAATTATTCTCTTTACTTCCTTATTTTTTAAACCTTTAACCGCAAGTGCCACGGCGGTATAGGTTTTACCTGTGCCTGCTGGTCCTATGGCAAACAACATATCGTTTTTTACAATACTGGCCGTCATTTTACGTTGGTTAGGTGTTTTAGCTTTAATCACCAATCCGTTATTCCCAAATAAAATAACATCGTTGTTAACTATTTCATCTTTACCTTCTAGTATATTATCACCGGTGGGTCCCAACAGTCGTTCTATGACCGATTCGGTTAATATGCCGGTTTTATGGTAATGTTCGGTTAATAAATTCAGTTTCTTTTCAAAATTTTGAATTTCATTTTCTTCGCCAAGCACCTTAAGGGAATAACCCCTGGCAATTAATTTGAGTTTTGAAAAGTGCTTTTTTATGATGTTTAATTTGATATCGTTTACTCCGTATATTTCAATGGGGTCTATGCTTTCGAGTGTAATAATTTTTTCGGTCATGCTTTTTCGTTTCTGTAAGTTCTTGAGATTAACCTCTTTTTGTTTATAAACCTGTTAATCTATAGTCAAGTTTAAAAAATTTAAGGGCTTAAAAAATATTTACTTTTGAACAAATGGGAATTGTTACATTAACAACAGATTTGGGTTATCGCGATCCGTATCTCGCAATTGTAAAAGCCGGTTTATTGGCGGGCAATTCCAATTTACAAATTATCGACTTGAGTTGTGATATTCGCGATAATAATATTTCCGACGCTGCATTTATCCTAAAAAACTCTATTCAATATTTTCCCGATAATACCATCCATTTAGTTGCAGTTAAATTTATTGTAGAAAGTGCTCAGCCTAATAAAA contains:
- a CDS encoding PhoH family protein; translated protein: MTEKIITLESIDPIEIYGVNDIKLNIIKKHFSKLKLIARGYSLKVLGEENEIQNFEKKLNLLTEHYHKTGILTESVIERLLGPTGDNILEGKDEIVNNDVILFGNNGLVIKAKTPNQRKMTASIVKNDMLFAIGPAGTGKTYTAVALAVKGLKNKEVKRIILTRPAVEAGENLGFLPGDLKEKLDPYMQPLYDALSDMIPADKLNQYLENRTIQIAPLAFMRGRTLDNAFVILDEAQNTTESQMKMFLTRMGANAKFIITGDSTQVDLPSKQPSGLINAMKLLKNIEGIEFIYLDKSDVIRHKLVSAIVDRYGSEN
- a CDS encoding outer membrane lipoprotein carrier protein LolA codes for the protein MKNLLLILVFSFATLHAQDQDPKAKAILDDLSKSTKTYKSITADLVFKMLNKEKKPIDKPQAWKIQTKGQKFRLEIPGNLIVCDGKTIWNYNKDAKEVTIKDYDPDNEEQNISKIFTLYETGYKYKYDRELKIGAVTCHAIDLFPAIKPEKKKFHTVKLFIDKNKKQIVQMKMMMKDGGEQTYEIKSLKSNIEIPDTQFTFDTKGFKADQINDERD